Proteins found in one Paenibacillus dendritiformis genomic segment:
- a CDS encoding YggS family pyridoxal phosphate-dependent enzyme, protein MSAIIEENLKAVRRRMELACQASGRQKEEVKLLLATKTVPLDKLRSAIRAGETLFGENKAQELRGKYADMQQYKQVEWHFIGHLQTNKVKDVVKYVKMIHSVDRFKLGQALHNQLQKENKTMDILVQINTSYEESKFGARPEDALELVEQLSHFDTLHIKGLMTIGKLNATSEETRHCFRLLKQLQTQIIANHIPGVEMDVLSMGMSGDFEVAIEEGATIVRVGTKIFGERYLPDSYYWNEKSGSHD, encoded by the coding sequence GTGAGCGCTATAATCGAAGAAAACCTGAAAGCGGTACGCCGTCGGATGGAACTGGCTTGTCAGGCCTCCGGCCGGCAGAAGGAAGAGGTCAAGCTGCTGCTGGCCACCAAGACGGTGCCGCTTGACAAATTGCGGAGCGCCATCCGGGCGGGAGAGACGTTGTTCGGGGAGAACAAAGCCCAGGAGCTGCGCGGCAAATATGCGGATATGCAGCAGTACAAGCAGGTGGAATGGCATTTTATCGGACATCTCCAGACGAATAAAGTGAAGGACGTCGTCAAATATGTCAAGATGATCCACTCCGTCGATCGGTTCAAGTTGGGTCAGGCTCTGCATAATCAATTGCAGAAAGAGAATAAAACGATGGATATTCTCGTTCAAATTAATACCTCCTACGAGGAAAGCAAATTTGGCGCGCGGCCGGAAGACGCGCTGGAGCTGGTTGAACAGCTCTCTCATTTCGATACGCTGCATATAAAAGGGCTGATGACCATCGGCAAGCTGAATGCCACGAGCGAAGAGACCCGGCATTGTTTTCGGCTATTGAAGCAGCTCCAGACCCAGATCATCGCCAACCATATCCCGGGTGTCGAGATGGACGTTCTCTCGATGGGAATGTCGGGTGATTTTGAGGTCGCCATTGAAGAAGGAGCCACCATCGTACGGGTAGGGACGAAAATATTCGGTGAGCGTTATTTGCCAGACAGTTATTATTGGAACGAAAAATCAGGTTCGCATGATTAA
- a CDS encoding ABC transporter ATP-binding protein, which yields MKVTFKEISKQYKGKYALKDFTSELENGVYGLLGTNGAGKTTLINIFVGILQSDQGQVLINDVDVRSMGINFLSHIGYLPQYPQFYKNFEVMEFLRYMCVLKNIPKQEGEKRAKELLDIVNLSSASTKKIGALSGGMRQRVGIAQAMLNNPDILILDEPTAGLDPQERIRFRNLITKFSENRIVLLATHIVSDIEFIANQVILLKDGQLLKQDTPAALAEGIEGKVWSVTATDATIDEKLTRLKISNMMRERDEIHLRVIADEQPDDHAVNVQANLEDVFLYYFGEGEQW from the coding sequence GTGAAAGTAACATTTAAAGAAATTTCAAAGCAGTATAAAGGCAAATATGCATTGAAAGATTTCACCTCAGAGCTGGAGAACGGCGTTTACGGGCTCCTCGGAACGAACGGCGCGGGGAAAACGACGCTGATTAATATTTTTGTCGGCATTTTACAAAGCGATCAAGGGCAGGTCTTGATCAATGATGTGGATGTCAGGAGCATGGGGATCAACTTTTTATCCCATATCGGATATTTGCCTCAGTACCCGCAATTCTACAAAAATTTTGAGGTGATGGAGTTTTTACGATATATGTGCGTGCTCAAAAACATCCCCAAGCAAGAAGGCGAAAAAAGAGCGAAGGAATTGCTGGATATCGTAAATTTAAGCAGCGCCTCCACCAAAAAAATCGGGGCTTTATCCGGAGGAATGCGCCAGCGCGTCGGTATCGCGCAGGCTATGCTCAATAATCCCGATATCTTAATTCTGGATGAACCGACAGCCGGCCTTGACCCGCAAGAAAGAATCCGTTTCCGGAATCTGATTACCAAATTTTCCGAGAACCGAATAGTCTTGTTGGCCACGCATATCGTGTCCGATATTGAATTTATCGCCAACCAGGTCATTCTGCTCAAGGACGGGCAGCTTTTGAAGCAGGATACGCCAGCGGCGCTTGCGGAGGGAATCGAGGGGAAGGTATGGTCGGTTACGGCCACGGATGCGACGATCGATGAGAAGCTGACACGGCTTAAGATCAGCAATATGATGCGGGAGCGTGACGAAATTCATTTACGGGTCATTGCCGATGAACAACCGGATGACCATGCCGTTAATGTACAAGCCAATTTGGAGGATGTCTTTTTGTACTATTTCGGAGAGGGCGAACAATGGTAA
- a CDS encoding BlaI/MecI/CopY family transcriptional regulator yields MRKMKKLPDAEFDIMRVVWANEPPITTAMIMEQLGNERQWKAPTVISLMMRLVERGFLQTEKEGKERTYYPLIRKEDYLALETKHFMKQYHENSFLSFVNTLYNGKQLSEKELDELLKWAKERRE; encoded by the coding sequence ATGAGAAAGATGAAGAAGCTGCCTGATGCGGAATTTGACATTATGAGGGTCGTCTGGGCGAATGAACCGCCGATAACGACCGCCATGATTATGGAACAACTCGGTAATGAACGCCAATGGAAGGCTCCTACCGTCATTTCCCTGATGATGCGTTTGGTTGAACGGGGGTTTTTGCAGACGGAAAAGGAAGGGAAGGAACGCACGTATTATCCGCTCATACGCAAAGAAGATTATCTGGCCTTAGAAACGAAACATTTTATGAAGCAGTATCACGAAAATTCATTTTTAAGCTTTGTTAATACCTTGTACAACGGGAAGCAGCTTTCGGAAAAAGAGCTGGATGAATTGTTGAAATGGGCCAAGGAACGGAGGGAGTAG
- a CDS encoding RNA polymerase sigma factor, producing the protein MDQWLSFLHSNFQHLDQSSQKFTYQSYREFIYHDIYFLLENHDLTEDVIQESFLKVIASSPKAKDAAKIKAWLKKISRNTAYDYLRVYKKYQYLSNLESMEEEDLFASAAETAVADQVEEQIRDEMLHEALDQLNARYRNVLFRYYVEDKSHRELARELGISEQASAQLLVRARKKLRYYFCKRWVDHEEK; encoded by the coding sequence ATGGATCAGTGGTTATCTTTTTTACATAGCAATTTCCAACACTTGGATCAATCATCCCAGAAATTTACTTATCAATCCTATCGTGAATTCATCTACCACGACATTTACTTCTTACTTGAAAATCATGATCTGACGGAAGATGTTATCCAGGAATCCTTCTTGAAAGTGATTGCCTCGTCACCCAAAGCGAAAGATGCTGCAAAGATAAAGGCGTGGCTCAAAAAAATCTCGCGGAATACTGCCTACGATTACTTAAGGGTATACAAAAAATATCAATATCTATCCAACCTGGAGAGCATGGAGGAAGAGGACCTCTTCGCTTCGGCAGCCGAAACGGCCGTAGCCGATCAAGTGGAGGAGCAAATTCGCGATGAAATGCTTCATGAAGCTCTTGACCAGCTGAATGCGAGATATCGCAATGTGCTGTTTCGGTACTATGTGGAAGATAAGTCACATCGAGAGCTGGCTCGGGAGTTAGGGATCAGTGAGCAAGCTTCCGCGCAATTATTGGTTAGAGCGCGCAAAAAATTGCGTTACTATTTTTGCAAAAGATGGGTTGATCACGAGGAAAAATGA
- a CDS encoding M56 family metallopeptidase, producing MIALLECSITMSVIALLYMTITPLLAKTFTAKGCYYAWLVIILGFIIPFRLHPQAAAIRLDTLLPALKMADSGSARQAVSAAAASSAIPWPAVAGGLWLAGVVVFLGYHAIRHRRFLQMVTRWSTEIRDRQALHILHDVQAKLGIRQQVALQACPGISSPMLLGFVRPTILLPSDNIPSDELPLIFKHELVHWKRRDLWFKALVFVAAAFHWFNPVVYVMAREIALQCEISCDEEVVKNTDIAGRQQYVEAIIGMLKKQSVAQTVFSTNFYGSKQGLKNRVLSIMDARSKKWGTPIVALVIAATLSTGTVLTLSAPSSNPVQLAPLSKVEAWPGEKLPVNDQPESTAPVHHLEATKDGPASEHELPSNNASPRLIQENQQVDKEGPAAEVPKLIKIE from the coding sequence ATGATTGCATTGTTGGAATGTTCGATTACGATGTCCGTCATTGCCCTTCTATATATGACGATTACGCCGCTGCTTGCGAAGACATTTACGGCAAAAGGATGTTACTATGCATGGCTGGTCATCATACTCGGATTCATTATTCCGTTCCGGCTTCATCCGCAAGCGGCGGCCATTCGTCTCGATACGCTGCTGCCTGCGCTGAAGATGGCGGACAGCGGCTCTGCCCGCCAAGCCGTGTCCGCAGCGGCGGCTTCATCAGCTATTCCGTGGCCGGCCGTCGCTGGCGGACTGTGGCTTGCAGGAGTTGTTGTTTTTCTGGGCTATCACGCCATTCGGCACCGGCGCTTCCTGCAAATGGTGACACGGTGGAGCACGGAGATTCGCGACCGGCAAGCGCTCCATATCCTGCATGATGTTCAAGCGAAGCTGGGAATAAGACAGCAAGTCGCTTTGCAAGCCTGTCCCGGCATTTCCAGTCCGATGCTGCTCGGCTTTGTCCGGCCAACCATTTTGCTTCCATCCGACAACATTCCTTCAGATGAGCTTCCACTGATTTTTAAGCATGAGCTGGTACATTGGAAACGGAGAGATCTATGGTTTAAAGCACTCGTGTTCGTAGCCGCCGCCTTCCACTGGTTCAATCCAGTCGTCTACGTCATGGCAAGAGAAATCGCCCTCCAATGCGAGATCTCCTGTGACGAAGAAGTGGTCAAAAACACGGATATCGCCGGTCGGCAACAATATGTGGAAGCCATTATCGGGATGCTAAAAAAACAGTCCGTAGCGCAAACGGTATTTTCCACCAATTTTTATGGCAGCAAGCAGGGCTTGAAAAACAGGGTACTTTCCATTATGGATGCCAGAAGCAAAAAATGGGGGACGCCCATTGTGGCGCTCGTTATTGCAGCGACGTTAAGCACGGGTACGGTGTTAACGCTGAGCGCGCCGTCATCCAATCCCGTCCAACTCGCGCCTCTATCCAAGGTGGAAGCGTGGCCAGGAGAGAAGCTTCCGGTGAATGATCAACCTGAATCAACGGCTCCAGTGCATCACCTCGAAGCAACTAAGGACGGACCTGCCTCTGAGCATGAGCTTCCTTCTAACAATGCCTCCCCACGATTAATCCAAGAGAATCAACAAGTGGATAAGGAGGGGCCGGCTGCTGAGGTACCCAAATTAATCAAAATCGAGTAA